One window of the Dreissena polymorpha isolate Duluth1 chromosome 5, UMN_Dpol_1.0, whole genome shotgun sequence genome contains the following:
- the LOC127881663 gene encoding death-associated inhibitor of apoptosis 1-like, giving the protein MDKIMFDLTCFLMLMHYLITEMLKKKKSSLHAIVIGTVVETASDMPLFFRHEIVWAIPIAPYSYSPEFTYDLRDERHRLTTFQYIETSLNLSLIRLAASGMYYTGTDTIVKCIFCGAVQHILEIYDLYFDVSRLHAHSCTPVSRAAQGNIPIDSYTVTGLNRSSNGRNGFSPNLPNYPHTDAYNRQNESEMRRLGIYTAKPKHEDFSVLQNRRRSFRNSPEHLKARAYDFAEAGFFFTGCGDGIRCFHCGRTLGNWSAQDNPWQEHERFSPECVFVKINPERTRSFHRQPSYQSNDSFHQVQHGRRVVNNIQPNRPDEVPSSQQNHAHRNLCKTCHIRPPTVLFEDCRHLVSCRQCAMFLWYCPVCKQYITKKTVVHFS; this is encoded by the exons ATGGACAAAATAATGTTTGATCTAACATGCTTTCTGATGTTAATGCATTATTTGATAAcagaaatgttgaaaaaaaagaaaagttcattACACGCAATAGTGATTGGAACAGTGGTAGAGACTGCTTCTGACATGCCATTGTTTTTTCGACATGAAATAGTTTGGGCAATACCCATCGCGCCATATTCGTATTCTCCAGAGTTTACATATGACTTGCGCGACGAACGTCATCGCTTAACAACGTTCCAGTACATTGAAACAAGTCTAAATCTGAGCTTGATTCGTTTAGCCGCTTCAGGAATGTATTACACCGGTACAGACACGATTGTAAAATGCATTTTCTGTGGTGCTGTCCAACATATTTTGGAAATATACGACTTGTATTTTGACGTATCGCGCCTACATGCCCACAGCTGTACTCCGGTATCCAGGGCTGCACAAGGAAACATACCAATCGATTCATACACGGTTACAGGACTAAACAGAAGTTCTAATGGTAGAAATGGTTTCTCACCAAACCTCCCAAACTACCCCCATACAGATGCGTATAATCGCCAGAACGAGTCAG AAATGAGGAGATTAGGGATTTACACCGCCAAACCAAAACATGAGGATTTCTCTGTTCTTCAAAATCGTCGCCGCTCCTTTAGGAACTCTCCTGAACACCTTAAAGCACGTGCATATGACTTTGCAGAAGCCGGCTTCTTCTTTACAG GTTGTGGGGATGGCATTCGTTGTTTCCACTGCGGTCGAACACTAGGAAACTGGAGTGCCCAGGATAATCCTTGGCAAGAGCATGAACGATTCTCCCCAGAATGCGTCTTTGTCAAAATAAATCCGGAAAGGACCAGAAGCTTTCATCGTCAGCCTTCTTATCAATCAAATGATAGTTTTCATCAG GTGCAACACGGACGACGAGTTGTCAACAACATCCAGCCAAATAGACCAGACGAAG TTCCAAGTTCTCAACAAAACCACGCACACAGAAACCTATGTAAGACATGCCACATTCGACCACCAACTGTGCTGTTCGAAGACTGTAGACATTTGGTGTCGTGTCGGCAATGTGCCATGTTCTTATGGTATTGTCCCGTTTGCAAACAATACATCACGAAAAAGACGGTTGTTCACTTCAGTTAA
- the LOC127881679 gene encoding mucin-13-like: MFFFVVLIIGMLYCDAQYVPDKCNENKPCSDNTTMLCEEGFCHIAIGKKCTTLTEQTTPSQTGQDGSSSRQPISTVTPANATTGAQPNAAPSTTTSATQASKNNNPPSSTSPAPNPSSSATSTPAQSTTIPSSIKPAEVNTTTQQGQSTIQRKKRNDGMQQECVSNGLCSMRDNVKLCECVGGYSKDDNGLCKKSGADSFHQAGIQLFSAMVALIFLI, translated from the exons atgtttttctttgttGTATTAATTATTGGTATGTTGTATTGTGATGCTCAGTATG TCCCTGACAAATGTAATGAAAACAAGCCCTGTTCAGATAACACAACCATGTTGTGCGAAGAGGGATTCTGTCACATAG ctattggaaaaaaatgtacaactttGACCGAACAGACAACACCTTCTCAGACTGGACAAGATGGCAGCTCTTCCAGACAACCTATATCCACTGTCACACCTGCAAACGCCACTACTGGCGCTCAGCCAAATGCCG CACCATCTACAACAACATCAGCCACGCAAGCTTCAAAAAACAACAACCCTCCTAGTAGTACTTCCCCGGCTCCAAACCCATCAAGCTCTGCAACCAGCACCCCAGCTCAATCAACTACAATACCATCATCTATAAAACCAGCAGAAGTTAATACAACAACACAACAAGGACAATCCACAATACAAAGAAAGAAGCGCAATGACGGCATGCAACAGGAGTGCGTATCAAATGGACTTTGTAGTATGCGGGATAATGTCAAACTCTGCGAATGTGTGGGTGGCTATTCTAAAGACGATAATGGATTATGCAAAA AATCTGGCGCGGATAGCTTCCATCAAGCGGGGATACAGCTTTTTTCTGCGATGGTGGCATTGATCTTTCTTATCTAG